One Setaria viridis chromosome 3, Setaria_viridis_v4.0, whole genome shotgun sequence DNA window includes the following coding sequences:
- the LOC117849441 gene encoding clathrin light chain 1, whose translation MASFFADDGADELPRTASHPFDSDDFGAADPAAAGGDEAGGYGGYSSFADGGVEEVEEEITVESDGVPIRHVSGGYSPSPFSPDLDSNGGDGPILPPPTEMGREEGFLLREWRRQNAIELEKKEQREKELRAQIIAEAEEFKIAFYEKRIQNCETNKVHNREREKIFVASQEKFHASADKQYWKSISELIPHEIATIEKRGGKKDKDKKPSITVIQGPKPGKPTDLSRMRQVLVKLKHAPPPHMLQPPPAPAAKEGAKDGAKEGAKDGAKEGAAAPANGTKQPAESKETPANGPSEAEKEQPAASE comes from the exons ATGGCCTCCTTCttcgccgacgacggcgccgacgagctccCGCGCACCGCCTCCCACCCCTTCGACTCCGACGACTtcggcgccgccgaccccgccgcggccggcggcgacgaggccggggGGTACGGTGGGTACTCCTCCTTCGCCGACGGGGGagtcgaggaggtggaggaggagatcaCCGTCGAGTCCGATGGGGTCCCGATCCGCCACGTCTCCGGGGGTTACTCGCCCTCGCCCTTCTCCCCCGACCTCGATTccaacggcggcgacggcccgatcctgccgccgccgaccgagATGGGCCGGGAGGAGGGCTTCCTCCTCCGCGAATGGCGGAG GCAAAATGCTATAGAACTTGAGAAAAAGGAACAGAGGGAGAAGGAGCTACGTGCCCAAATAATTGCTGAAGCTGAAGAATTCAAGATAGCTTTCTATGAGAAGAGGATACAGAACTGCGAGACAAATAAGGTCCACAACAGGGAAAGGGAGAAG ATTTTTGTAGCCAGTCAGGAGAAATTCCATGCTAGCGCGGACAAGCAGTACTGGAAATCGATTTCAGAGCTCATTCCGCATGAAATAGCCACCATCGAGAAGCGGGGGGGAAAGAAAGACAAGGACAAGAAGCCATCCATCACAGTTATTCAGGGCCCGAAGCCAGGCAAGCCCACGGACCTCTCCCGGATGCGCCAGGtcttagtgaagctgaagcatGCTCCTCCGCCACACATGCTGCAGCCTCCACCAGCGCCTGCTGCCAAAGAAGGCGCAAAGGATGGCGCCAAAGAAGGTGCGAAGGATGGTGCGAAAGAAGGAGCGGCAGCCCCAGCAAACGGCACAAAGCAGCCTGCAGAGAGCAAAGAGACCCCCGCCAATGGCCCATCCGAGGCGGAGAAAGAGCAGCCTGCAGCGTCGGAGTGA
- the LOC117849438 gene encoding probable polyol transporter 4: MGAEVAAAGGSLPSLLGRKSRYARMDDVLPPEPEDGGGVRVRGGGSSRRYVFACSVFASLNHVLLGYDVGVMSGCIIFIQKDLHITEVQQEVLVGCLSFISLFGSLAAGRTSDAIGRKWTIGLAAAVFQAGAAIMTFAPSFAALMTGRLLAGIGIGIGIMVAPVYISEISPATLRGTLASFPEIFISFGILLGYVSNLAFAGLPDHINWRVMLGAGILPSISIAFVLMIIPESPRWLVMQSRAADARAVLDKVSDSEEEAHERLAEIEEAARVTASDKAAWRELLRPSPVVRRMLITGLGVQFFQQATGIDALVYYSPTIFRNSGITTESQLLAATVAVGISKVAFIVIAIILVDHVGRKPLLYISTIGITACLAVLAASLSLLARGALPGGVAIGLAMLTVCGFVAFFSVGIGPINMVLSSEIYPLRLRAQAVAIGFALNRMASGGVAMSFLSICRAVTVAGAFAAFAVVSALSVVFVHLFVPETSGKTLEQIESLFGGDGGGVTTMSGEVELGDAERLEHKRLVPHASS, translated from the exons ATGGGGGCCGAGGTGGCGGCTGCCGGCGGCAGCTTGCCGAGTCTCTTGGGGAGGAAGAGCAGGTACGCGCGCATGGACGACGTGCTCCCGCCGGAGccggaagacggcggcggcgtccgtgttcgcggcggcggcagcagcaggagaTACGTCTTCGCCTGCTCGGTCTTCGCGTCGCTCAACCATGTTCTGCTCGGCTACG ACGTGGGTGTGATGAGCGGCTGCATCATCTTTATCCAAAAGGATCTCCACATCACTGAGGTGCAGCAAGAAGTGCTGGTCGGGTGCCTCAGCTTCATCTCCCTTTTCGGCAGTCTCGCGGCCGGCAGAACATCGGACGCCATCGGACGGAAGTGGACCATCGGCCTCGCCGCAGCTGTGTTCCAGGCCGGCGCGGCCATCATGACGTTCGCGCCGTCCTTCGCCGCGCTCATGACGGGGCGGTTGCTGGCAGGCATCGGCATCGGAATCGGCATCATGGTCGCCCCTGTGTACATCTCGGAGATCTCGCCGGCGACGCTGCGGGGCACCCtcgcatccttccccgagatcTTCATCAGCTTCGGCATCCTCCTCGGCTACGTCTCCAACCTCGCCTTCGCGGGTCTGCCCGACCACATCAACTGGCGCGTCATGCTCGGCGCCGGCATCCTCCCGTCCATCTCCATCGCGTTTGTGCTAATGATTATCCCGGAGTCGCCGCGGTGGCTGGTCATGCAGAGCCGGGCCGCCGACGCGCGTGCGGTGCTGGACAAGGTCTCGGACAGCGAGGAAGAGGCGCACGAGAGGCTCGCCGAAATCGAGGAAGCGGCGCGTGTCACCGCTTCAGACAAGGCGGCGTGGCGGGAGCTCCTGAGGCCTTCGCCGGTGGTCCGCCGGATGCTGATCACCGGACTCGGCGTCCAATTCTTCCAGCAGGCCACCGGCATCGACGCGCTGGTGTACTACAGCCCGACCATCTTCCGGAACTCCGGCATCACGACGGAGAGCcagctcctcgccgccaccgtcgcggTGGGGATCTCCAAGGTGGCATTCATCGTGATCGCCATCATCCTCGTCGACCACGTCGGCCGCAAGCCGCTCCTGTACATCAGCACGATCGGCATCACCGCGTGCCTGGCCGTGCTCGCCGCGTCTCTGTCCCTGCTCGCCCGCGGCGCGCTGCCGGGCGGCGTCGCGATCGGGCTCGCCATGCTGACGGTGTGCGGCTTCGTGGCGTTCTTCTCGGTGGGGATCGGACCCATCAACATGGTGCTCAGCTCGGAGATCTACCCGCTGCGGCTGCGCGCGCAGGCCGTGGCGATCGGATTCGCCCTGAACCGGAtggccagcggcggcgtggccaTGTCGTTCCTGTCCATCTGCCGCGCCGTCACCGTCGCGGGCGCGTTCGCGGCGTTCGCGGTCGTCTCGGCGCTGTCGGTGGTGTTCGTGCACCTGTTCGTGCCTGAGACGAGTGGCAAGACATTGGAGCAGATAGAGTCGCTGtttggtggtgatggtggaggTGTGACGACGATGTCCGGTGAGGTGGAGCTCGGCGACGCGGAACGTCTTGAGCACAAGAGACTGGTACCGCACGCGTCCAGCTGA